Proteins from a genomic interval of Geodermatophilus obscurus DSM 43160:
- a CDS encoding MFS transporter produces the protein MPRALLALAIGAFGIGTTEFVVMGMLPEIADGFGVSVSAVGLLISAYAVGVVVGAPTLTALGVRFTPRQTLVGLMVVFVIGNALSALAPTYATLAVARVVTALAHGSFFGVGAVAARRLVPPDRATRAISLMISGLTTANVVGVPLGTFVAQQTSWRLVFSGIAVLGLVTIAGLLAWLPRDVGEPADLRTELAAFRRGQVWLVLGLTVVGFSALFAVYSYVSPILTELGGIPVEWVTPVLALFGVGTTVGTLAGGRLGDRYGFSSVTVGLLATAAVLVAFALLARNPVAAVVLLVLFGMLAFALGPVVLNGVIEAARVPGGSLVSAANQGAFNLANALGAALGAGVLSAGLGYTAPIWVGAALALVGAGIAVVVRAADRREQVRSPAGPDAVPAEYRTAA, from the coding sequence GTGCCCCGCGCCCTGCTCGCCCTCGCCATCGGCGCCTTCGGCATCGGCACCACCGAGTTCGTCGTCATGGGCATGCTGCCCGAGATCGCGGACGGGTTCGGGGTGTCGGTGTCCGCCGTGGGCCTGCTCATCTCCGCCTACGCCGTCGGCGTCGTCGTCGGGGCGCCGACGCTGACCGCGCTGGGCGTGCGCTTCACCCCGCGCCAGACGCTGGTCGGCCTCATGGTCGTGTTCGTCATCGGTAACGCACTGTCGGCACTGGCCCCAACCTACGCGACGCTGGCCGTCGCCCGCGTGGTCACCGCCCTCGCGCACGGCTCGTTCTTCGGCGTGGGCGCGGTCGCTGCGCGCCGGCTGGTCCCCCCGGACCGCGCCACCCGGGCCATCTCGCTGATGATCAGCGGGCTCACCACGGCCAACGTGGTCGGCGTCCCGCTGGGGACCTTCGTGGCCCAGCAGACCAGCTGGCGGTTGGTCTTCAGCGGGATCGCGGTCCTCGGGCTGGTCACGATCGCCGGCCTGCTGGCCTGGCTGCCGCGGGACGTCGGCGAGCCCGCCGACCTGCGCACCGAGCTGGCCGCCTTCCGCCGCGGCCAGGTGTGGCTGGTGCTCGGCCTGACGGTGGTGGGCTTCTCCGCGTTGTTCGCGGTCTACAGCTACGTCAGTCCCATCCTCACCGAGCTGGGCGGCATCCCGGTGGAGTGGGTGACGCCGGTGCTGGCGCTCTTCGGGGTCGGCACCACGGTGGGGACCCTCGCCGGCGGCCGCCTGGGCGACCGCTACGGCTTCTCGTCCGTGACCGTCGGCCTGCTCGCCACCGCCGCCGTCCTGGTCGCCTTCGCCCTGCTCGCCCGCAACCCGGTCGCCGCCGTCGTCCTGCTGGTGCTCTTCGGGATGCTGGCCTTCGCGCTCGGCCCGGTCGTGCTGAACGGCGTCATCGAGGCCGCCCGGGTGCCCGGCGGCAGCCTGGTCTCGGCCGCCAACCAGGGCGCGTTCAACCTGGCCAACGCCCTCGGCGCCGCCTTGGGTGCGGGGGTGCTGTCGGCGGGCCTGGGCTACACCGCGCCGATCTGGGTGGGCGCGGCGCTCGCCCTGGTCGGCGCCGGGATCGCCGTCGTCGTGCGGGCGGCCGACCGGCGTGAGCAGGTCCGGTCCCCCGCCGGACCGGACGCCGTCCCCGCGGAGTACCGCACCGCCGCCTGA
- a CDS encoding ABC-F family ATP-binding cassette domain-containing protein: MGSIDVTGVRHTLPDGRVLLDGVSFRVGEGARAALVGENGAGKTTLLRIVAGDLVPEDGAVARSGGLGVMRQFIGSVRDDTTVQRFLVDLAPPAVRAAWEAVEAAELTLMDTDDDAAQLTYADALAQWGDAGGYEAEVTWDAVTVAALGVPHDRCKYRELSTLSGGEQKRLALEALLRGPDQVLLLDEPDNYLDVPGKRWLEERLLETRKTVLFVSHDRELLARVADRVVTVEGGTAWVHGGGFAGYAQARTARHERMAELRRRWDEEHARLVELVRTLQQQAANSPDMASRYRAAQTRLARFEAEGAPPDRPPEQRVAMRLRGGRTGVRAVMAEQLELSGLMQPFDLEVWYGDRVAVLGANGAGKSHFLRLLAGQDVAHTGSWRLGARVVPGFFAQTHAHPEWLDRTLVDLLWHGEPGRPGVDRGRAMAALRRYGLAEAGDQPFGTLSGGQQARFQVLLLELSGATLLLLDEPTDNLDVLSAESLEEALAAFDGTVLAVTHDRWFARSFDRFLVFGTDGRVYEPAEPVFDETRVQRAR, encoded by the coding sequence GTGGGCTCCATCGACGTGACCGGGGTGCGGCACACCCTCCCCGACGGGCGGGTGCTGCTCGACGGGGTCTCCTTCCGGGTCGGCGAGGGCGCCCGCGCCGCGCTGGTGGGCGAGAACGGTGCCGGGAAGACGACGCTGCTGCGGATCGTCGCCGGCGACCTGGTGCCCGAGGACGGCGCTGTGGCCCGCAGCGGCGGTCTGGGCGTGATGCGCCAGTTCATCGGATCGGTGCGGGACGACACGACCGTCCAGCGCTTCCTCGTCGACCTCGCGCCACCGGCCGTGCGGGCCGCCTGGGAGGCCGTCGAGGCCGCCGAGCTGACCCTCATGGATACCGACGACGACGCCGCCCAACTGACCTACGCCGACGCGCTCGCGCAGTGGGGCGACGCCGGCGGCTACGAGGCCGAGGTCACCTGGGACGCGGTGACGGTGGCGGCGCTCGGCGTCCCCCACGACCGCTGCAAGTACCGCGAGCTGTCCACCCTCTCCGGCGGGGAGCAGAAACGGCTGGCACTGGAGGCGCTGCTGCGCGGCCCGGACCAGGTGCTCCTGCTCGACGAGCCGGACAACTACCTCGACGTCCCCGGCAAGCGCTGGCTGGAGGAGCGGCTGCTGGAGACCCGCAAGACGGTGCTGTTCGTCAGCCACGACCGGGAGCTGCTGGCCCGCGTCGCCGACCGGGTGGTCACCGTCGAGGGTGGGACGGCGTGGGTGCACGGCGGTGGGTTCGCGGGCTACGCGCAGGCGCGGACGGCGCGGCACGAGCGGATGGCCGAGCTGCGCCGGCGCTGGGACGAGGAGCACGCGCGACTGGTCGAGCTGGTGCGCACGCTGCAGCAGCAGGCGGCCAACTCACCGGACATGGCCTCCCGGTACCGGGCCGCGCAGACCCGGCTTGCGAGGTTCGAGGCCGAGGGGGCGCCGCCGGACCGGCCGCCCGAGCAGCGGGTCGCCATGCGGCTGCGGGGCGGGCGCACCGGTGTGCGCGCGGTCATGGCCGAACAGCTGGAGCTCAGCGGCCTGATGCAGCCGTTCGACCTGGAGGTCTGGTACGGCGACCGGGTCGCCGTCCTCGGGGCCAATGGTGCGGGCAAGTCGCACTTCCTGCGGTTGCTGGCCGGCCAGGACGTCGCGCACACCGGCTCGTGGCGGCTCGGTGCGCGCGTCGTCCCCGGGTTCTTCGCGCAGACCCACGCGCATCCGGAGTGGCTCGACCGCACCCTGGTCGACCTGCTGTGGCACGGCGAGCCCGGGCGGCCGGGTGTGGACCGCGGCCGGGCCATGGCGGCGCTGCGCCGGTACGGCCTCGCCGAGGCCGGCGACCAGCCGTTCGGCACGCTCTCGGGCGGGCAGCAGGCGCGCTTCCAGGTGCTGCTGCTGGAGCTGTCCGGCGCCACGCTGCTGCTGCTGGACGAGCCGACCGACAACCTCGACGTGCTGTCGGCGGAGTCGCTGGAGGAGGCGCTCGCCGCGTTCGACGGCACCGTGCTCGCGGTCACCCACGACCGCTGGTTCGCCCGCTCGTTCGACCGGTTCCTGGTCTTCGGCACCGACGGCCGGGTGTACGAGCCGGCCGAGCCGGTGTTCGACGAGACCCGGGTGCAGAGGGCGCGCTGA
- a CDS encoding phosphoribosyltransferase family protein, whose product MPFQDRRDAGRQLGRRMAPFAGRGVVVLGLPRGGVPVAAEVARAVGAPLDVVLVRKLGLPQRPELAMGAVGEDGVVVVNDDVVRAARVEEATFADVERRERAELDRRARQLRGDRARLPLEGRTAVVVDDGIATGATARAACAVARSHGAARVVLAVPVGSPRALQEIAQEVDEVVCLESPQRFTAVGQAYADFRPTEEEEVLGLLRRPPPAPPGDAPTPRDDDVVADAGPGGLPGHLTVPEHAGGLVVFAHGSGSGRHSPRNRAVAEVLVRAGMATLLVDLLTPAEESARGPVFDVALLAGRLTAVARWVGAEPACAGLPLGYFGASTGAAAALVAAARDHTVRAVVSRGGRPDLAGPALAEVRAPTLLVVGGHDQQVLELNREAQARLRCANRLAVVPGASHLFEEPGTLRAAAELARDWFATHLVPAAPAEQPARRRADQPEE is encoded by the coding sequence GTGCCGTTCCAGGACCGCAGGGACGCGGGCCGGCAGCTGGGGCGCCGGATGGCGCCGTTCGCCGGCCGCGGCGTCGTGGTGCTCGGCCTGCCGCGCGGTGGGGTGCCGGTGGCCGCGGAGGTGGCCCGCGCGGTGGGCGCCCCGCTCGACGTGGTCCTGGTCCGCAAGCTCGGTCTGCCGCAGCGCCCGGAGCTGGCGATGGGCGCGGTCGGCGAGGACGGCGTGGTCGTCGTCAACGACGACGTCGTGCGGGCCGCCCGGGTCGAGGAGGCGACGTTCGCCGACGTCGAGCGGCGCGAGCGCGCCGAGCTTGACCGGCGGGCGCGGCAGCTGCGCGGCGACCGCGCCCGGCTGCCGCTGGAGGGCCGGACGGCGGTGGTGGTGGACGACGGCATCGCGACCGGCGCCACCGCCCGGGCCGCCTGCGCGGTCGCCCGGTCGCACGGGGCGGCCCGGGTGGTGCTGGCCGTCCCGGTCGGCTCGCCCCGCGCCCTGCAGGAGATCGCCCAGGAAGTCGACGAGGTGGTGTGCCTGGAGAGCCCGCAGCGCTTCACCGCGGTGGGGCAGGCCTACGCCGACTTCCGGCCGACCGAGGAGGAGGAGGTCCTCGGGCTGCTGCGCCGCCCGCCCCCGGCACCGCCGGGCGACGCCCCCACCCCGCGGGACGACGACGTGGTCGCCGACGCCGGTCCAGGCGGGCTGCCCGGCCACCTGACCGTCCCCGAGCACGCCGGTGGGCTGGTCGTGTTCGCGCACGGCTCCGGCAGCGGCCGGCACAGTCCCCGCAACCGCGCCGTCGCCGAGGTGCTGGTGCGCGCAGGGATGGCCACGCTGCTGGTGGACCTGCTGACCCCCGCCGAGGAGTCCGCCCGCGGGCCGGTGTTCGACGTGGCGCTGCTGGCCGGCCGGCTGACCGCGGTCGCCCGCTGGGTGGGTGCGGAGCCGGCCTGCGCGGGCCTGCCGCTGGGGTACTTCGGCGCCAGCACCGGCGCCGCGGCGGCCCTGGTCGCGGCGGCCCGGGACCACACCGTGCGGGCGGTGGTCTCCCGCGGTGGCCGCCCGGACCTCGCCGGCCCGGCGCTGGCCGAGGTCCGGGCGCCCACGCTGCTGGTCGTGGGCGGCCACGACCAGCAGGTGCTCGAGCTGAACCGGGAGGCGCAGGCCCGGCTGCGGTGCGCGAACCGGCTGGCCGTCGTCCCGGGGGCCTCGCACCTGTTCGAGGAGCCGGGGACGCTCCGTGCCGCCGCCGAGCTGGCCCGCGACTGGTTCGCCACCCACCTCGTCCCGGCGGCTCCCGCGGAGCAGCCGGCCCGGCGGCGGGCCGATCAGCCCGAGGAGTAG
- a CDS encoding three-helix bundle dimerization domain-containing protein gives MTLTEDPAVDQAVARLADEFRARLRPQVIGTVVRTCRQDLSGVPATALPELVERLARERLQSVG, from the coding sequence ATGACGCTGACCGAAGACCCCGCCGTCGACCAGGCCGTGGCCCGACTCGCCGACGAGTTCCGGGCGCGGCTGCGTCCCCAGGTCATCGGCACCGTGGTCCGCACCTGCCGGCAGGACCTCAGCGGGGTACCGGCCACGGCGCTGCCCGAGCTGGTGGAGCGGCTGGCCCGGGAGCGCCTGCAGTCCGTCGGCTGA
- a CDS encoding M23 family metallopeptidase: MSQLHHDRLVDENEAVPHTVLTQRTGDAQASDTTPEEPRLTEVTDLADLTGQAEATARAGIEDVRPASAVPVVIGERRSRRRRIPAPARRPAVYLAAALVGASGLGLLAAGDRAVAEETDVVETSYVSVAEELGLDVGSQAAIPEPDAAARLGELTASRAAREAEQAAAAQAQAEADRLAAEAIAQAARPDAVLPVDGGRLTSGFGARWGRAHAGIDLAAPMRTPEKAAMDGVVLEAGPASGYGLAVFVQHGNGDVTVYGHMDEILVSAGQVVRAGDTIALLGNRGQSTGPHLHFEVRLGGLGGQKVDPVPYLRERGVHI, translated from the coding sequence ATGAGCCAGCTCCACCACGACCGTCTCGTCGACGAGAACGAGGCGGTCCCACACACCGTCCTGACGCAGCGCACGGGGGATGCGCAGGCGTCGGACACCACTCCCGAGGAGCCGCGGCTCACCGAGGTCACCGACCTCGCCGACCTCACCGGGCAGGCCGAAGCCACCGCCCGCGCCGGCATCGAGGACGTCCGCCCGGCCTCCGCCGTCCCGGTCGTGATCGGTGAACGACGGAGTCGCCGCCGCAGGATCCCGGCGCCGGCCCGCCGTCCGGCCGTCTACCTGGCCGCGGCGCTCGTCGGAGCCAGCGGTCTGGGCCTGCTCGCCGCCGGCGACCGCGCCGTCGCCGAGGAGACCGACGTCGTCGAGACCTCCTACGTCAGCGTCGCCGAGGAACTGGGCCTGGACGTCGGGTCGCAGGCCGCGATCCCGGAGCCCGACGCCGCCGCCCGGCTCGGTGAGCTGACCGCCAGCCGCGCCGCGCGGGAGGCCGAGCAGGCCGCCGCCGCGCAGGCGCAGGCCGAGGCCGACCGGCTGGCCGCCGAGGCCATCGCCCAGGCCGCCCGCCCCGACGCGGTGCTCCCTGTCGACGGCGGGCGGCTGACCAGCGGCTTCGGCGCCCGGTGGGGCAGGGCGCACGCCGGCATCGACCTCGCCGCGCCGATGCGCACCCCCGAGAAGGCCGCGATGGACGGCGTCGTGCTCGAGGCCGGCCCGGCCAGCGGCTACGGCCTGGCGGTCTTCGTCCAGCACGGCAACGGCGACGTCACCGTCTACGGCCACATGGACGAGATCCTCGTGTCGGCCGGTCAGGTCGTCCGGGCCGGCGACACCATCGCGCTGCTCGGCAACCGCGGCCAGTCGACCGGCCCGCACCTGCACTTCGAGGTGCGCCTCGGCGGTCTCGGTGGCCAGAAGGTCGACCCGGTGCCCTACCTGCGCGAGCGCGGCGTCCACATCTGA
- a CDS encoding alcohol dehydrogenase catalytic domain-containing protein, translating into MRAVTWHGRADVRVDTVPDPTIQEPTDVVVEVTSSGICGSDLHLIEVMAPFMSVGDVMGHEPMGVVREVGSQVTAVKPGDRVVVPFNISCGTCWMCSQGLQSQCETTQNHEQGFGASLFGYTKLYGQVPGGQAEYLRVPFGNTLPIKVPDGLPDDRFVYLSDVLPTAWQAVQYAAVPPGGTLLVLGLGPIGDMCTRIAHHLGIEDVYASDVVPERLTRATARGTHVIRSTAKDDVVQQVQDATAGRGADAVIDAVGMEAHGSPLASIAQKATAVVPDAVMEKVMQVVGVDRLAAFNTAVDAVRRGGTISLSGVYGGATDPVPLMRMFDKQIQLRMGQANVWRWVPDILPILTEGDPLGVDDFATHHVPLEQAPQAYADFREKKDGAVKVLLTP; encoded by the coding sequence ATGCGCGCAGTGACCTGGCACGGCCGAGCCGACGTCCGGGTGGACACCGTCCCCGACCCCACGATCCAGGAGCCCACGGACGTCGTCGTGGAGGTCACCTCGAGCGGGATCTGCGGGTCCGACCTCCACCTGATCGAGGTCATGGCGCCGTTCATGTCGGTCGGCGACGTGATGGGCCACGAGCCGATGGGCGTCGTCCGCGAGGTCGGCTCGCAGGTCACCGCAGTCAAGCCCGGCGACCGGGTCGTCGTCCCCTTCAACATCTCCTGCGGCACCTGCTGGATGTGCTCGCAGGGCCTGCAGTCCCAGTGCGAGACGACGCAGAACCACGAGCAGGGCTTCGGCGCCTCGCTGTTCGGCTACACCAAGCTCTACGGCCAGGTGCCCGGCGGGCAGGCGGAGTACCTGCGGGTGCCCTTCGGCAACACGCTGCCGATCAAGGTGCCCGACGGGCTGCCCGACGACCGGTTCGTCTACCTCTCCGACGTGCTGCCCACCGCATGGCAGGCGGTCCAGTACGCGGCCGTCCCGCCCGGCGGCACGCTGCTCGTCCTCGGCCTCGGCCCGATCGGTGACATGTGCACCCGCATCGCCCACCACCTGGGGATCGAGGACGTGTACGCGTCCGACGTCGTCCCGGAGCGGCTGACCCGGGCCACCGCGCGTGGCACGCACGTCATCCGCTCGACGGCCAAGGACGACGTCGTGCAGCAGGTCCAGGACGCGACCGCCGGCCGCGGCGCCGACGCGGTCATCGACGCGGTGGGCATGGAGGCGCACGGCTCCCCGCTGGCGAGCATCGCCCAGAAGGCCACCGCGGTGGTCCCCGACGCGGTCATGGAGAAGGTCATGCAGGTGGTCGGCGTCGACCGGCTGGCCGCCTTCAACACCGCCGTCGACGCGGTGCGGCGCGGCGGGACCATCTCGCTGTCCGGCGTCTACGGCGGCGCGACCGACCCGGTGCCGCTCATGCGGATGTTCGACAAGCAGATCCAGCTGCGCATGGGCCAGGCCAACGTGTGGCGCTGGGTGCCCGACATCCTGCCGATCCTCACCGAGGGCGACCCGCTGGGTGTCGACGACTTCGCCACCCACCACGTACCGCTCGAGCAGGCGCCGCAGGCCTACGCGGACTTCCGCGAGAAGAAGGACGGTGCGGTCAAGGTCCTGCTCACCCCCTGA
- a CDS encoding oxidoreductase: MTTPTAQRSGQSTLGDRAVNRLGHGAMQLAGPNVMGPPADRGAAVTVLRLAVELGVDHIDTSDYYGPHATDEVIREALHPYPEDLTIVTKVGAERTPAGEWPEALSPEQLRTAVEDNLRNLGVEVLDVVNLRMPGSSEPVERSLAEPFEALAALQADGLVRHLGVSNVTTQQLSEARSIAPVVCVQNHYDLVHRHDDPMVDALAREGIPYVPFFPLDGFTPLQSAALETVARRLEDSPMQVALAWLLARSPNLLLIPGTSSVAHLEENLTAAMLVLGPRELEDLDDIGGTPAP, encoded by the coding sequence ATGACGACCCCCACCGCGCAACGGTCCGGACAGTCCACCCTCGGCGACCGGGCGGTCAACCGGCTCGGCCACGGGGCCATGCAGCTGGCCGGCCCGAACGTCATGGGCCCACCGGCCGACCGCGGCGCCGCCGTCACGGTGCTGCGCCTGGCGGTCGAGCTCGGCGTCGACCACATCGACACCAGCGACTACTACGGCCCGCACGCAACCGACGAGGTCATCCGGGAGGCGCTGCACCCCTACCCCGAGGACCTCACCATCGTGACCAAGGTGGGCGCCGAGCGGACCCCGGCCGGCGAGTGGCCCGAGGCCCTGTCGCCGGAGCAGCTGCGGACGGCGGTCGAGGACAACCTGCGCAACCTCGGTGTGGAGGTCCTGGACGTCGTCAACCTGCGCATGCCCGGCTCCTCCGAACCGGTCGAGCGGTCGCTGGCCGAGCCGTTCGAGGCGCTCGCCGCCCTGCAGGCCGACGGGCTGGTCCGGCACCTCGGGGTCAGCAACGTGACGACGCAGCAGCTCTCCGAGGCCCGGTCGATCGCCCCTGTCGTGTGCGTGCAGAACCACTACGACCTGGTGCACCGGCACGACGACCCGATGGTCGACGCGCTGGCCCGCGAGGGCATCCCCTACGTGCCGTTCTTCCCGCTCGACGGCTTCACACCGCTGCAGTCCGCGGCGCTGGAGACCGTGGCCCGGCGGCTGGAGGACTCCCCGATGCAGGTGGCGCTCGCCTGGCTGCTGGCCCGCAGCCCGAACCTGCTGCTCATCCCCGGCACCTCGTCGGTGGCCCACCTGGAGGAGAACCTGACCGCCGCGATGCTGGTGCTCGGCCCGCGGGAGCTCGAGGACCTCGACGACATCGGCGGCACCCCGGCCCCCTGA
- a CDS encoding SDR family NAD(P)-dependent oxidoreductase, whose product MNRLSGRRVVVTGGARGIGAAIVRAFAAEAARVAVLDPAAEEATRLAAEVHGRAYAVDLTDAAATREAMEKAIAWLGGIDVLVNDAGTSRFAPLLELEPADLGDTVTSPARTMLVTTQAAAWSMIALRGPGDDCVGKIVNVAGAGCVTGGGQAHHAAATSAVTALTRAAAEELGPHGITVNCLCPGLVVGEGGVGGHDRREAADWSARSPLGRVGEPRDVARAALFLASSDSDYLTGDALNVSGGLVLR is encoded by the coding sequence GTGAACCGACTCTCCGGACGCCGGGTCGTGGTGACCGGCGGCGCCCGCGGCATCGGGGCCGCGATCGTGCGCGCCTTCGCCGCCGAGGCCGCGAGGGTCGCCGTCCTCGACCCCGCCGCGGAGGAGGCGACTCGGCTGGCGGCGGAGGTGCACGGGCGGGCGTACGCCGTCGACCTGACCGACGCCGCGGCCACCCGGGAGGCGATGGAGAAGGCGATCGCCTGGCTCGGCGGGATCGACGTCCTCGTCAACGACGCCGGCACCAGCCGGTTCGCGCCGCTGCTGGAGCTCGAGCCGGCGGACCTCGGCGACACCGTCACCTCGCCCGCCCGCACCATGCTGGTGACCACCCAGGCCGCGGCCTGGTCCATGATCGCGCTGCGCGGGCCCGGGGACGACTGCGTGGGCAAGATCGTGAACGTGGCCGGGGCCGGGTGCGTGACCGGTGGCGGGCAGGCCCACCACGCGGCGGCGACGTCCGCCGTCACCGCTCTCACCCGGGCCGCGGCGGAGGAGCTCGGCCCGCACGGCATCACGGTCAACTGCCTCTGTCCGGGCCTCGTGGTGGGGGAGGGCGGGGTCGGCGGTCACGACCGCCGGGAGGCCGCCGACTGGTCGGCGCGATCCCCGCTGGGCCGTGTGGGGGAGCCGCGGGACGTGGCCCGCGCCGCGCTCTTCCTCGCCTCCAGCGACTCCGACTACCTGACCGGGGACGCGCTCAACGTGTCCGGTGGGCTCGTCCTGCGCTGA
- a CDS encoding DUF4190 domain-containing protein, whose product MALASVVLGAIAVLLSWVPIVNNLAAIIALVGLGLGIPALIRARRGTHTGQGLAIAGLITSAFALVLVIATQAFYSSVLDEVERSLDEGPEGASADAVAPAPAADVVPLGVPAQVGDYQVTVDAVQLDGNAAVAAANDFNEAPTGQYVITQLTVTYTGGDEGMPGWDLSAVFHGTDARQYSDADCTAVLADDAIDAPTLNPGGTDTFQFCMDVPPSAIPGGQLSVEPTMSFDDERVFYAVQ is encoded by the coding sequence ATGGCGCTCGCCTCGGTCGTGCTGGGCGCCATCGCGGTGCTGCTCAGCTGGGTGCCGATCGTCAACAACCTCGCTGCGATCATCGCCCTCGTCGGCCTCGGGCTCGGCATCCCCGCACTGATCCGCGCCCGCCGCGGTACCCACACCGGCCAGGGGTTGGCGATCGCAGGTCTCATCACCTCGGCCTTCGCACTGGTGCTGGTCATCGCGACCCAGGCCTTCTACTCGAGCGTCCTCGACGAGGTGGAGCGCAGCCTCGACGAGGGGCCGGAAGGTGCGAGCGCGGACGCCGTGGCCCCCGCGCCGGCTGCGGACGTCGTCCCCTTGGGGGTCCCGGCGCAGGTGGGCGACTACCAGGTCACCGTGGACGCGGTGCAGCTCGACGGCAACGCCGCCGTGGCCGCTGCCAACGACTTCAACGAGGCCCCGACCGGGCAGTACGTGATCACCCAGCTGACCGTCACCTACACCGGGGGCGACGAGGGCATGCCCGGCTGGGACCTGTCCGCGGTCTTCCACGGCACGGACGCCCGCCAGTACAGCGACGCCGACTGCACGGCCGTGCTTGCGGACGACGCGATCGACGCGCCCACCCTCAACCCGGGCGGCACCGACACCTTCCAGTTCTGCATGGACGTCCCGCCGTCCGCCATCCCCGGTGGTCAGCTCTCCGTCGAGCCGACGATGAGCTTCGACGACGAGCGGGTCTTCTACGCCGTCCAGTGA
- a CDS encoding class I SAM-dependent methyltransferase, with translation MQATDWDARYAAQQQWSAEPNARVAELLIDLPPGTAVDLAAGEGRHALWLAGRGWDVTAVDFSATGLARGRGRPGADRVTWVTADVLAWNAPPDSLDLVLVAYLHLPEAETTALLRRAVGWLRPGGRLLVLGHDADNVAHGVGGPQDPAILHSVPRLAPVAELLDVDRLEQVRRQTPAGTALDTLLLGRRPVPVPGRPRPQARRERASGEEDGVLPRR, from the coding sequence GTGCAGGCAACGGACTGGGATGCGCGCTACGCCGCGCAGCAGCAGTGGTCGGCCGAGCCCAACGCACGGGTCGCCGAGCTGCTGATCGACCTGCCGCCGGGCACCGCGGTCGACCTGGCGGCGGGGGAGGGGCGGCACGCGCTGTGGCTGGCCGGCCGCGGCTGGGACGTCACCGCGGTCGACTTCTCCGCGACCGGGCTGGCCCGGGGGCGCGGGCGGCCCGGTGCCGACCGCGTCACCTGGGTGACCGCCGACGTCCTCGCCTGGAACGCCCCGCCGGACTCGCTGGACCTCGTGCTGGTCGCCTACCTGCACCTGCCGGAGGCCGAGACGACGGCGCTGCTGCGCCGCGCGGTCGGCTGGCTGCGACCGGGCGGGCGGCTGCTCGTCCTCGGCCACGACGCCGACAACGTCGCGCACGGGGTCGGCGGCCCGCAGGACCCGGCCATCCTGCACAGCGTCCCCCGGCTGGCCCCGGTGGCCGAGCTGCTCGACGTCGACCGGCTGGAGCAGGTGCGCCGGCAGACCCCGGCCGGCACCGCGCTGGACACCTTGCTGCTGGGCCGCCGCCCCGTGCCCGTACCGGGTCGGCCGCGTCCTCAGGCTCGCCGCGAGCGTGCGAGCGGTGAGGAGGATGGGGTCCTCCCCCGGCGGTAG
- a CDS encoding DUF1801 domain-containing protein produces the protein MDAEIEDWFAAGGPREAELRAADALVTAAAPGIDRQLVPVGSGRVLGYGLMPYRPRSARETTSWPLIALAAQKRHLSLYVCAVVDGAYLAESRADRLGRVSCGKSCIRFSSLDRVDRAELTALLQDAVAATKAGTNAYSSG, from the coding sequence GTGGACGCCGAGATCGAGGACTGGTTCGCCGCTGGCGGCCCGCGCGAGGCCGAGCTGCGGGCCGCCGACGCCCTCGTCACGGCCGCCGCGCCGGGCATCGACCGGCAGCTGGTGCCGGTCGGCTCCGGCCGGGTGCTCGGCTACGGGCTGATGCCCTACCGGCCGCGGTCGGCCCGGGAGACGACCTCCTGGCCGCTGATCGCCCTGGCGGCCCAGAAGCGGCACCTGTCGCTCTACGTGTGCGCCGTCGTCGACGGCGCCTACCTGGCCGAGTCCCGCGCCGACCGGCTGGGCCGGGTGTCCTGCGGGAAGAGCTGCATCCGGTTCTCCTCGCTGGACCGCGTCGACCGGGCCGAGCTGACTGCGCTGCTGCAGGACGCCGTCGCCGCGACGAAGGCCGGCACGAACGCCTACTCCTCGGGCTGA